The Actinomyces faecalis genome includes the window ATGCCCAGCGACCGCCCAGCGAGGTCTTGACCCACTGGTAGTCACCTGACTCAGCGTTCTTGTTGAGCGCCACCAGCTCAGCGATGATGAGGGTATAGGGCAGGAAGTAGAGCAGGGTCGCGAAGAAGAAGGATGGCGCGGAGGCCAGGCCGATCGAGACCGAGTTGTTGACGACGTTGCGGAAGTTGAAGACCGCCGCCACGGTCATGGTCAGGAGCGCGTACGTCCCCACGCGCCCACGTCGTGATGAGGTCATGACTTGTCCTTCAGAGTCTGGGATGGATGGGGGTTACTTGTTGTGGAAGCTTCGGCCTTCGACGCTCACGTGCGCCAGGACGCCCGAGCCGCCAGGCGCAGGGCGTAGGCAGGTAGCCTCATCGGCGTCAAAGAAGACAATCTGCCCGGCACCCAGACAGACCTCCTCGGCCGTCCCCGGGGCGCCGACCTGGGGGTAGTGGATCGGTTGCCGGTCGCTGAGGTCCGAGTAGGCTCCAGCGGCACGCCCACCGACTACCCGGTCAACGACGATCGTTCCCTTGCTGCAGTAGACGACTCGCGTGTAACGCTTCCTGAGCACCGGCGCGGTCTCGGCGTCACGCTGGTCGACGTTCCTCCAGGTCAGGGAGTCACCGACTGAGTAGGTCACTCCGTGCTCCAGCCGCCCGGACACTGCGATCGCCTCGAAGGTCCGGTCCCACTTCTTGGCTCCCTCCAGAGCGTCCTGCGCTGCGGACAGGGTGTGGAACAGTCGCATCTCAGTCCTCCTCGCAGGTCGAGATCGTCAGTGAGTGTGAGAAACGGCGCCAGCGGACGCGGTAGCTCTCCAGGACCTCGGACCCCCATGAGTTCGATCCGAGCCCGAGGAGCTCAAAGTCGACGTTGAGCTCCGTCGTGCTGCGCGGGTGCAGCTCATCGAGATGCCTGGCTCGCTCGAGCTGGGCGTCGGCGTAGGGCAGGGCGCGGAAGCTCACAGGCACGTCACCCGCTGTCACCCTGAGTCCCCGACCAGTGCGGTCAGTGAGGGTCAGCTGCTCGACACCACTGCGGTTGCCCATGTGCTGGGGCACGACGTAGGGGGTCACCAGGTCAGGCACGTTGCTCCGATACTCTCCGAACAGTGACGCGCAGACGGAGTCCGGGTAGTTCTCCCCCGGCCCCTGCCCGAGGTAGTGCACCTGGTCAAGCTGACCGGGCAGCTCCATGCGCAGTCCGATACGGGGAACGATGTCGTCGTAGGACCCGAACGGGTCACCAGCCACGTCCAGCCTGATGAGCCCCCGTGCGTCCAGGTGCCACTGGTAGCAGCAACGCATCCCGAAGTCCTGCGTGGGCGGGGCGATGGTCGACTCAACGTCGACGACGACCTCATCCCTCTCACGCCGCCACGACACCCGACGCGTTGACTCCTGCAGCAGGTGCATCAGGCGGGGCGCCCACAGCTCCTCGTGCTCCTGCGAGTGGTTGTCGACCAGGGCGTGCCAGAAGGCCAGCCGAGGCCCCTGGACCAGCACCTGCGTGCCGTCTGCCTCCAGGCCGGTCAGCGTTCCGGAGACCAGGTCAAAGGTGGCCTGCTGTGCTCCCTGCCGGATGACGAGACCGCCGTCCGTCTCTCGCACGACCGGGACGTGGCAGGCAGCTGCCTGAGCACGTCCTTGCGGCGGAGCTGGCGCGTCGAGGAGGAACTCGTCCTGACCCACACAGTGATGGGCAGGCAGGGCTCCAGCATCCTTGCTAGTCAGTGCCCGTACCCTCAGGCGCGCCTGCGGCTTGCGTCCTCCGTCCAGAGGCGCAGCCTCCTGGAGCGCGGCACGCGCCTGGTCAACCAGCTCCCCCACCGCGAGGTCGCAGGAGCGTCCCGGTGCCAGCGGCGGGCAGGACCTACGCGCACGCGCCACGACCTGACCGCCGACCAGCGCCTCGATCTCCACCACCATGTCCGTCAACGGCTCAAACCACCTGCGTGAGGTGACCCGCACCTGGCTGTCACTCATCTCGAAGGCCGCTGGCGCGATGACAGCCGCGTACTCCCTCAGGCCCGGGCTGGGCTCGCGCCATGGGAAGACCAGGCCGTCGATACAGAAATTCCCGTTATTGGGTTCATCACCAAAGTCACCGCCGTAGCGATAGGCCGGCGAGCCGTCGGGACCAGGGACCTGGATGCCGTGGTCAATCCACTCCCAGACGAAGTGGCCCTGGATGTGGTCCCACCGGTTGAACACCGCCTGGTACTCGCTCAGCCCTCCAGGGCCGTTGCCCATCGCGTGCCCGTACTCGCACAGGATCCGCGGCTTGGGGTGGGGGTACTCACCGAACTCATTCATCTGGGAGACCCGCGAGTACATCGTCGAGATGACATCGACCGTCTCAGCGTTGCGATCTTCCTCGTAGTGGACAGGACGCACCGGATCGAGCTGCTTGCACCTGCGGTACATGGCACGGATGTTGCAGCCGTAGCCGGACTCGTTTCCCAGCGACCACATGATGACCGACGCGTGGTTACGCTGAGCCAGGACGTGACGCTCAATACGGTCGACATAGGCCCGTTCCCAGCGGGGGTCGTCGGTCAGACGGGACAAGTCCCCTACCGTGGCAAATCCGTGGCTCTCAAGATCGGTCTCCGCCATGACCAAGAGCCCCAGCCGGTCGCACAGCGCGTAGAAACGCGGGTCGTTGGGGTAGTGAGAGGTACGGACCGCGTTGATGTGATGAGCTTTCATCATCATCAGGTCCTGCTCCATGAGGTCGACGCTGACCGCACGCCCC containing:
- a CDS encoding glycoside hydrolase family 2 TIM barrel-domain containing protein: MSTQHQWENPAVLSAGRLPAHAHFVPFRSLDEACRAARSDRLGVDRRREAGYADLSGQWRFRLYDNPLRVPESVKSQPVDDFETVDVPHLWQFDGYGRLQYTDEGYPFPVDPPFVPADNPTGVYQREVVLGQTDPSSCYILRFEGIESYAQVYVNGECVGFTKGSRLTAEFDVTSALHDGVNLLTVVVCQYSDGTYLEDQDMWWASGIFREVALLTRPATYLHDFHLTTMREEDGQACLGLEVVLNRPGEGQVLSWSVVDPQAEVGEDVLASGRQDFDDEGRCLVNRRLDAVTWWNPESPRLYSLVMTIHDQGQGPGQGRETVVHPLGFRDIRVSQGRLLLNGSYFKMHGVNRHDHDPRRGRAVSVDLMEQDLMMMKAHHINAVRTSHYPNDPRFYALCDRLGLLVMAETDLESHGFATVGDLSRLTDDPRWERAYVDRIERHVLAQRNHASVIMWSLGNESGYGCNIRAMYRRCKQLDPVRPVHYEEDRNAETVDVISTMYSRVSQMNEFGEYPHPKPRILCEYGHAMGNGPGGLSEYQAVFNRWDHIQGHFVWEWIDHGIQVPGPDGSPAYRYGGDFGDEPNNGNFCIDGLVFPWREPSPGLREYAAVIAPAAFEMSDSQVRVTSRRWFEPLTDMVVEIEALVGGQVVARARRSCPPLAPGRSCDLAVGELVDQARAALQEAAPLDGGRKPQARLRVRALTSKDAGALPAHHCVGQDEFLLDAPAPPQGRAQAAACHVPVVRETDGGLVIRQGAQQATFDLVSGTLTGLEADGTQVLVQGPRLAFWHALVDNHSQEHEELWAPRLMHLLQESTRRVSWRRERDEVVVDVESTIAPPTQDFGMRCCYQWHLDARGLIRLDVAGDPFGSYDDIVPRIGLRMELPGQLDQVHYLGQGPGENYPDSVCASLFGEYRSNVPDLVTPYVVPQHMGNRSGVEQLTLTDRTGRGLRVTAGDVPVSFRALPYADAQLERARHLDELHPRSTTELNVDFELLGLGSNSWGSEVLESYRVRWRRFSHSLTISTCEED